AGAAGGTCGTCCAATTCCTGCATCTACAATAATCGGAAGTTCAATTTCATCAACTAAAATTTTAATAAAATCACGAGTACTTAGCCCTTTGTTTGATCCAATAGGTGCAGCAAGTGGCATAATAGCTGAAGCTCCTGCATTTACCATATCTCTTGCAACATTTAAATCTGGATACATATAAGGCATTACTATAAATCCTTCTTTTGCAAGAATTTCAGTAGCTTTTAATGTTTCATAATTATCTGGCAGCAGATATTTTGAATCACGAATAACTTCAATTTTAACAAAATCTCCACATCCAATTTCGCGAGCTAAACGTGCAATACGAACTGCTTCTTCAGCATTACGAGCCCCTGATGTATTTGGAAGTAATGTAACGTTTTTAGGTATATAGTCTAAAATATTAGCAGTGCCACCTAAATTAGCACGACGTAATGCTAAAGTAATTATCTCAGCACCAGCATTTTCAACTGCTGCATTTATTAAATCAAGTGAATATTTCCCAGATCCTAATATAAATCGTGAATTAAATTCATGTCCACCTATAATAAGCTTATCATTATTATTTTCCATGTTTTCTTCTCCTTTATCTTCTTATTGTTTTACTTTATCTGATGTCTAGCCACTGTAATACTCGCATCTTCTATTAAAGTGCGAGCTAACAGTGGCACGACCCTAGACTAGGTACCCCTTGAGGGTATTAGTTCAACTAACCTTCAGTGGAGATTAAAACTCCCTCTGAAGCTAAGTTTCACTTTATATTTCTTCTATTCCAAGTATTAATCTTAGAACCATATTTGCTTGATGGCCTGCGCAAATAGATACACGTGGAGCCATCAGACCTCTCCCCACCATAGCCCCATTTTCTCTATCACCACACAAATAAAAATTATCTGTTATTTTTTTTGTAATTATTGTATTGCTACTTTCATACCCAGCCATCCCTGAAGCTGACACAATTTTCTTATTTGGAAAACATTCAATAACAGTATTTACAAGCATAGCTTTAGCTGTTGGATTATCAAAAGCTTCACAAATAATCTCATCATCTTCAAATAAACCTTTAACATTTTCTTCTGTAATTTTAACAGTATCAATAGTTACTTTAATAAATGGATTTATTTCTTCAATTTCATTTTTTAATGCATCTGTTTTATATAAGCCAAGATGTTTAATTTTATATTGCTGACGATTTAAGTTGCTTGGTTCTACAATATCAAAATCAATTAAATGTAAGTTGCCTACTCCTGTTCTTGCTAAACTTACAGCTATATTAGAACCAAGACCTCCAAGTCCAGCAATTGCTACCTTGGAAGCTTTAACTTTTTCAAATACATGTGGAGTATGTCTTGCACACATCAAGCTTTCGAATTCATCTTGCGGGGGCATTTTACCTTTTTCAATAAAGCTCACTTCATCATTTTCACTAAGCTTATAGTCGTCAAAAGTTTGAAATCCGTTTAAAATAGATATTATATTTTTTTCATCATCGTAATGCTCTCTGCGTAAATCATGAAGAGTTAAACTATTACTTGTTACTGTCTTACCATTAATTTTTATATTCAAATCAGCCGCCTCCTACAAAACTTACAACTTCTATAACATCACCATCAGTTAATATTTTTTCTTCATATTGAGTTTTAGGAACAATAGAACCGTTACATTCAACTGCAACTAAAGAAATAGTATAACCTTCTTTTACTAAATAATCAGATAATCTCAAATTATCTGCATTGCTTATTTTATTGCCATTTACAGTTATCATAATTCACCTCCCCAAAGTTTTGACGCACAAAAAAGGCCACAAAAAGAACTACACCCGTGGTGGTGTACCCCTTCATGTGACCTTTGTATTAGTCATCAATCTGTAACATATTGTACCAACATAATCATATAATGTCAATATAGTTTTTTGTTTCCTCTACAATACCAAGTTTATGTTTTCTAATCCTTTTATCTCCAATAAGTATCGCTTAATCCATAATTTTTATCTAAATAAAGCACAGAGCCATGAACTATTCCTTTTCCATTTACTATAGCCATTTTTCTTGAATTAATATCTTTAGCATTATTAGTTGAAGTATTTGCTACAGCATTTGCAATAACCTTAAGTAAATCTTTTTCAATCATATTAGGATCTTTCTCAAAAGCAGTCTCAATAACTTTTGATGCATCTGAACTTATGCTTCCATTCTGTACAACTATATCAAAAGCAAGAGCAAAGCCCCTTACTGTCTTTAAATTGTACTTATCACAAATAATCATTGCTTGTCCAATTTTATATGCTTCAGCATCTGATTCAATATCTATAAAGTGTTGATTTTTTGTCAAACTAACCAACTGTGAATACCAAGGCTCAGAAATTGTATTTCTTGAATTATTAATACTCTTTGCCCATTCAAGTTGATTTTCCTTCGTATCAAGTATCATATTATGAATGCTATCATAGTTTGTTCCAAAAATGATTTTCATTTCTTCATTATATTCTCTATCCATTCTATTAAGCAACGGCTGCAAAGTACCTTGTCCAATACACCATTGAAGGTATCCTAAAGATAAACCTTGTCCATCAAAATTACCTGCTATTTGATTAGAATTTG
The DNA window shown above is from Clostridium beijerinckii and carries:
- a CDS encoding thiazole synthase, with the protein product MENNNDKLIIGGHEFNSRFILGSGKYSLDLINAAVENAGAEIITLALRRANLGGTANILDYIPKNVTLLPNTSGARNAEEAVRIARLAREIGCGDFVKIEVIRDSKYLLPDNYETLKATEILAKEGFIVMPYMYPDLNVARDMVNAGASAIMPLAAPIGSNKGLSTRDFIKILVDEIELPIIVDAGIGRPSQACEAMEMGVAAIMANTAIATAGNIPAMANAFKKAIEAGRGAYLSGLGSVLDKGASASSPLTGFLED
- a CDS encoding sulfur carrier protein ThiS adenylyltransferase ThiF (catalyzes the adenylation of ThiS which is involved in the formation of 5-methyl-4-(beta-hydroxyethyl)thiazole phosphate), yielding MNIKINGKTVTSNSLTLHDLRREHYDDEKNIISILNGFQTFDDYKLSENDEVSFIEKGKMPPQDEFESLMCARHTPHVFEKVKASKVAIAGLGGLGSNIAVSLARTGVGNLHLIDFDIVEPSNLNRQQYKIKHLGLYKTDALKNEIEEINPFIKVTIDTVKITEENVKGLFEDDEIICEAFDNPTAKAMLVNTVIECFPNKKIVSASGMAGYESSNTIITKKITDNFYLCGDRENGAMVGRGLMAPRVSICAGHQANMVLRLILGIEEI
- the thiS gene encoding thiamine biosynthesis protein ThiS — translated: MITVNGNKISNADNLRLSDYLVKEGYTISLVAVECNGSIVPKTQYEEKILTDGDVIEVVSFVGGG
- a CDS encoding SH3 domain-containing protein, whose protein sequence is MKIKKKTLLSSLSILIVASSISFGGVSVSAATVDKSGTEKYTLNNKGYVYNPELQIDLKVRSSPNLNGEVEGYLYNYDNIEILGTTIDTNGTVWDKILYNNNIAYISDAYIQHYTSPTEDVVNVARNISKQFEVANSNQIAGNFDGQGLSLGYLQWCIGQGTLQPLLNRMDREYNEEMKIIFGTNYDSIHNMILDTKENQLEWAKSINNSRNTISEPWYSQLVSLTKNQHFIDIESDAEAYKIGQAMIICDKYNLKTVRGFALAFDIVVQNGSISSDASKVIETAFEKDPNMIEKDLLKVIANAVANTSTNNAKDINSRKMAIVNGKGIVHGSVLYLDKNYGLSDTYWR